The Rosa rugosa chromosome 1, drRosRugo1.1, whole genome shotgun sequence genomic sequence ACAAAGGCAATCAACAAGCAAACTTCATTGAAGAACAGTGTGATTCCAACATGTTCTCGGTCAGCTATGCTACACAAGTGAGTGAGAATGTGTGGCTTGTTGATAGTGCTTGCAGTAACCATATGACTGCGAATGCTAATCTTCTGTATGATATTGACTACAACAACATCACTAAAATGAAGATGGGAAATGGAATGTTGGTTGACACAAAAGGCAAAGGAAGTATTGCGGTGGAAACCAAAAATGGAAAAATGTTCATCAGAGATGTTATGTTAGTTCCAGATCTTGATTCAAATCTGCTAAGTGTTGGTCAACTCATTGAGCACTCATATCACCTACACTTTGGTGACAACACTTGCAAGATCTTTGAGAGAGGGAGCAGTAAGAAGCTGATGGTAGAAGTTGAGATGAAGAGGAACAAAAGTTTTCCTTTGACTCTCAAATATGCAACAGAGAGTGCAAGAAAAATGGAGCTACAGGATGATCCTTGGCTCTGGCATCGAAGACTTGGACATTTGAATTTTCAAAGTCTCAAGCAACTGCAGCAAAATGAAATGGTGCAGGGATTGccaaaaattaaagaagttaCTGATGTATGTGAAGGATGTGCACTGGGAAAGCAGCACATAATCTCATTTCcaaaagggaaagcatggagAGACAAAGTTCCACTTGAGTTAGTTCATTCTGATGTGTGTGGCCCAATGAAGACCATAACAGAAGCTGGAAACAGATACTTTCTGACGTTCATTGATGATTATTCAAGAATGACCTGGGTTTATTTCCTAAGGCAGAAGTCTGATGTGTACTTAGTATTCAAGAAGTTTCAAGCGATGGTTGAGAGACAAGCTgatctcaagatcaaagtgcTAAGATCAGACAGAGGAGGCGAATATACATCAAATGAGTTTGGAAATTTCTGTGCAGACATTGGTTTGGGAAGACAATTCACAGTAAGCTATACACCGCAACAAAACGGGGTAGCtgaaagaaaaaacagaacaaTCGTGGAAATGGCGAAATGAATGCTGCATGACAAGAAGATGCCTCAAGAATTTTGGGCAGAAGCTGTCAACACCGCAGTGTATTTGATGAACAGGCATCCAACAACAGCAGTGCAAGGAATGACACCAATTGAAGCCTGGAGTGGAAGAAAACCAAGTGTTAACCACTTGAGGGTGTTTGGTTCAATTTGCTATGCACATATTCCAAAGGAGCTGAGAAGGAAGCTTGATGAATCAAGTGAAAAGTCTGTGTTCATGGGATACAACTCACATACAAAGGGCTATAGGCTCTACAAtttgaaaaaccaaaaaatgATTATCTGCAAAGATGTTCTCTTCAGCAAGAAATCATCTTGGGATTGGAATCAAGGTTCAGTCCTACAACAAGATGTGCAAGATAATGTTGTTCAAAATGAACAAGAGGTTCCAGaacagttggaacttgatccaCTACAACAATCACCGCCTCACAGTCCTCAACAACCTTCACCAGCACCTTCAAATGCACAATCAACTCCAAGCTCAACACCGATCATGTTAAGAAGCTTGAATGATGTGTATGAAAGCTGCAATGCATGCTTGTTCGAACCTGAACATTTTGAAGAAGCTGTGAAAGAAGATGAATTGAGAACTGCGATGAAAGAGGACATCGATGTGATTGTGAAGAACAATACATGGGATCTGGTTGATAAACCAGATAACAAAGATGTTATTGGTTTAAAGTGGATTTACAAAACCAAGCTAAATGCTGATGGTTCTGTACAAAGAAACAAAGCAAGATTCGTAGCAAAAGGGTACTCGCAGATACCTGGAGTCGATTTCAATGAAACTTTTGCACCAGTAGCAAGGCATGAGACCATAAGAGGTCTAATTTCCATTGCTGCACAAAAAGGTTGGTTTCTTCACCAACTAGACGTAAAGTCTGCATTTCTAAATGGAGTGTTAAAAGAAGAAGTGTTTATGGAACAACCACAAGGTTTCATCATCAAGGGTAAAGAGCAGAAGGTTTACAAACTGAAGAAGGCtctttatggtttgaaacaagccCCAAGAGCTTGGTACGGTGAGATCGATTCCTATTTCACAGGAAAAGGGTTTCAAAGGAGTGAAAATGAACCTGCCCTTTACACCAAAACTGAAAGTAAATCAAGCATTCTTATTGTCtccttatatgttgatgatttggTATTTACTGGAAGTTGTGAAAAAAtgatttcaaatttcaagtcTGATATGATGATGAAATATGAAATGAGTGATTTGGGAATCATGCATTATTTTCTGGGAATTGAAATAGTTCAATCAGTGGAGGGAATCTTCATTACACAGAAAAAATATACAAAAGGCAATTCTAGAGAAGTTCAAAATGCTTGGTTGCAAATCTGTCGCAACACCTCTAGTTgtcaatgaaaaatttcaaaaagaagATGGAAGTGGTAGTGCAGATGAGAGTATATACAGAAGTTTAGTGGGAAGTTTGCTTTACTTGACAACAACATGGCCAGATCTTATGTATGCTGCAAGTCTGTTATCCAGATTTATGCACATGCCAACCAAAGTACACTATGGAGCTGCGAAGAGAATCCTGAGATACATTCAAGGTACAATTGACTTTGGAATCATGTATGAGAGGAATGTGGAACCAAAACTCTTTGGTTTCTGTGATAGTGATTGGGGAGGCAGTGTAAATGATTTGAAAAGCACATCTGGGTATACTTTCACACTTGGAACTAGTGTATTCTCTTGGGCTTCAAAGAAGCAAAAATCAGTGGCCCTATCTACAGCTGAAGCTGTGTATGTGTCTGCATCTATAGCTACTTCGCAAGCAATTTGGCTCAGAAGAGTCATTGAAGATTTTGGTGAGAAACAAGAATCTGCAACAACCATTCTCTGCGACAACAAGTCTGCAATTGCCATGAGCAAGAATCCGGTGTATCATAGTAGGGCGAAACACATTGCCTTGAAGTTTCACTACATCAGGGATGCAGTTGAAGAGAATGAAGTGGATTTGGTCTACTGCAATACTGAAGACCAAGTTGCAGATATCTTCACCAAAGCTCTACCAAGAGAGAGGTTTGAATACCTCAGAGACCTACTAGGAATGAAGAAGCAAAGCATTAAGAGGGAGTGATAGAATTAATGCTTTCCTGCTCCATCCGCGAAAAGTTCGCAAAGTGAGTTTGCCGTGAAGGTTCGCTAAAGTGCGTTCGCCAGATGAAGTCACCGCGACGAAATGTTCGCGAGGTAAGTTGGTCGTGAAGGTTTGCTAAAGAGCGCTCGCGAGATGACGTCACTGGAGGGAAAAGTAAGTCGCGAGTTCGTTGAGAAGTAGTGTTCGCGAATAACAGGTTGCGGAATAACTAAGTCTGTCGCGAAGGTTGAGTCTGTTCGCTGTCTTGAAATATGCTGCGGTGAAAGATATTTTACAGCAACTTGCATTACTGTTTGTTCCACTCAAATTAAGCTAGATATTTTGTATCTAAAGTActtttaatctagtttaatatgctttcatcttagatattttgtaggttaaacttgtaccctatataagggaagtgttggttgatgtaaaaaaaaaaaaaaaaacaagttcagaaactcaagtacACAAGTTTGCTGGGTTAAGTTGATCTGttcatgcttcatttgctactgcaaattaatcaaatcaacaagttgtggtttcgattatattttgttcaaatacaaagtagaagcaatcaaaattttacaaatatactCAACAATTCAGGCGTATGGGGAATTCATGATCGCCTTCACAAATAGATTTAAGAACTTCTTCGGTGATGTTATCCAGGTAACGTTCTCTAACATTCAATATATAATAAGATTTGGTCAAGAGTGAGTAAATCGATCATGTGGTAATTATATGCTTTTTTGTGTGCAGGATGTGCAAATCAGTCTTGGGCCCGACGGTGAGCTGAAGTTTCCGTCTGGCCAAGATGACTCCGTGTGCGGAGAATTTCAGTGTTATGACAACGTAAtatatcttttcttcttctaagtTTTTCTCtattaattttgattttgatatatATCAGTTTGGAGTAGTATTGTTCATCCTGGTTTTCAATATGGCAGTACATGCGCGCCTCACTTCAACAGTTTGCCTCGGACAAAGGGGTGCCGGAATGGGGATCATCTATTCCGGATGAGAAAGAGTTTTTGACAAACGCTGGCTGGAAGACAGAGCATGGGAGATTTTTTCTGGAATGGTACTCTGGTATTCTTGTGTCCCATGCAGAATGCATTTTGAGGCAAGCCGAACAGTGTCTGTCTCATGTTGGAATTTCAGCAAAAGTGGCCAAAAACCTGTATCAGGAATATTATGAGTTTGAGGCACCGTTGTTTACTTGGACTGCTGGGTATTACTGCATCCCCCTTCGTAACATGTACATCCGGATTGCTGTTGTATTTGGCCGCTACGCAATAAATCTGTGCTGCCCGGACTGTGGTTTGGAGGATGACAGGGTCGAAAAAGTCTTTGGACTGTGGTTTGGAATGTCGATGGGCGAGAGTACAAGAGTTTCAAGTACAACAATAATGGCAGGTGAAATATCGATGCCCGGATCGGAAAGTTTTGATGAAGTACTAGCTGTGAGACTTGCAAGACTGTAAAACTTTCTGCACCACTTCAAGACTGCACTTGGACTTTCTGTAACCGTGAAACTGTCATTCAACTTGACGGTAAGCAGGATTGAAGACTTTAACGTGGTTGAGTACAGGAAGTTTCTTCGCAGCTTTTATGTCGGTATACTGGGCTGAGCCCGTGTATTTTTCATTGGTAGGGTGGCCTTTTCTGTTAGTTCCAATATAAGTGTAGTCGGTATTTTTGATGCCTCATTTGCTactgcaaattaatcaaatcaacaagttgtggtttcgattctattttgttcaaatacaaagtagaagcaatcaaaattttacaaatatactCAACAATTCAGGCGTATGCGGAATTCATGATCGCCTTCACAAATAGGTTTAAGAACTTCTTCGGTGATGTTATCCAGGTAACGTTCTCTAACATTCAATATATAATAAGAGAAGATTTGGTCAAGAATGAGTAAATCGATTATGTGGTAATTATATGCTTTTTTGTGTGCAGGATGTGCAAATCAGTCTTGGGCCCGACGGTGAGCTGAAGTTTCCGTCTGGCTAAGATGACTCCGTGTGCGGAGAATTTTAGTGTTATGACAACGTAAtatatcttttcttcttctaagtTTTTCTCtattaattttgattttgatattgTTTATACCTACATTggcaagctagttctctacatcaccaagcataattaacaccctttttgggacacccacaagccatggtgaggcccaaccgctacttgcatcttgtagccctatgttcaagctacgctacggtatccggaagtcacaaatccgtcgccgggaagccacctttccggccttgccaagttgcctccacaatatgcatttctatactagaatagttgtttgcttgtcccacatcgaaaaccatgtaaaggagaagcattccttcacttataaaaggaactctcctcccacttaaacaccattcattccataacactccattacaacacactttgtaatcttgttaggccgcaaggctcgacacacactagtataagctttcaagtggacgtagtctcccgctaaggcgggaggtgaaccactatacttcgcttgtgtcactctctctctctctctctttaaggctaactagagatcccacagatcactaacgttaacattggcgccgtctgtgggaagccaacacaaaggcttcgtcacctacctcGAACTTTGACCCGAAAATGTCGAGTCGACGctcattcaacatcaaattggggccggtcaacgcccataggATCCGGTCAACGCTGACTGAGGTTAGTCAACGCtgactgcaaaaaaaaaaaaaaaaaaaaattgaaaagttggcggcaaatcttctctggacacccagagatttgcTCTGGACACCGGCCACCTCCAAAGCATCAACCTCCGCCAATTCTTCTCCGTTCCGCTGAGCTCCGGTTCCGCCGGACACCAGTTCCGCCGAACTCATGTTCCGCTGAACTTCAGCTTCGGCCGGACACCAACACTTCGCTGAACTTCGAGCTCAAACTCTCCGCTGAACAATAGCTCCACTCCGCTCCGCTGGGGCATCACCGCCCAACATCCTCCGCTCCGCTAGGCACCGCCAGCAGGCTCTACTGCTACCGCCAGTAGGCCATCCTCCGCTGGAAGAGGATCGCTAGCCAACCTCCCAGGGGCAAAACATCGGCGGCAAACGTCCACCGCTAACAACCATCAAAGGCAAACTGCCTCCGCTGAACAGCCCTCCGCCGGCAAGGCTCCGCTGAGAAACTCCTCTGGCAGatcctccgccgagctccaggtCCGCTGCACCCCAGCACCGCCAAACTCAGATCCTCTGCCAAGCTCCAGGACCGCTGCACCCCAGCACCGCCGAACTAGGACCCTCCGCCTAGTTCAAAGTCAAGTAAATCTCCGCTGAGCTGTGGGTCTCCGTCGAGCTCCGAATCCACTGCTC encodes the following:
- the LOC133728149 gene encoding beta-amylase 1, chloroplastic-like, with product MTSLEGKAYGEFMIAFTNRFKNFFGDVIQDVQISLGPDGELKFPSGQDDSVCGEFQCYDNYMRASLQQFASDKGVPEWGSSIPDEKEFLTNAGWKTEHGRFFLEWYSGILVSHAECILRQAEQCLSHVGISAKVAKNLYQEYYEFEAPLFTWTAGYYCIPLRNMYIRIAVVFGRYAINLCCPDCGLEDDRVEKVFGLWFGMSMGESTRVSSTTIMAGEISMPGSESFDEVLAAYAEFMIAFTNRFKNFFGDVIQDVQISLGPDGELKFPSG